The Vibrio tarriae genome includes the window ATCACTCGGATCTTGCGGCACCAATTTACCGCGCACCGCCAATTCTAAAATCAGCTCACGCAGTTTTTTAATACCGTAAATCTCGCGCTTTTTGCCACTACCACGACCTGAAGATGATTTCGCCTGTACTGCCGAAGTCCAGATATCGATATGGTCGGTGATCAGTTTTTCCGCAGACATCACTTCACCTCATCCGCAGCTTGAGCTGATGAAGAGAGAGCGTTCCCTAAGATATCTTTCAGTTGGTTGCGGAGTTCGTTGATTTCTTGCTGTTGAGTCTTGTAGCTTTCAAGCAGTTCATCTGGGTCATGGCTGACCACTTCGCCTTGATACGGGTTTTTAATATCGAGGTTGAAGTTTCGGGCGATGATCTCATCAATCGAGACTTTCCATGCATGGTTATTCTCTACGCGGCTGGCAAAGCCATCTTCTTCCTTGCCCCACCAGTCGATTTCAGCCTGAAACTCTTCAAACTTCATCGGCTTGGTTTTGCTGTAGTTCTTCACGCCCTCTGGGTATGGGTGCTCATAAAACCACACTTCTTTGGTTGGCTTGCCTTTGGTGAAGAACAGAATGTTGGTTTTAATGCCCGTGTACGGGTTAAACACGCCGTTTGGCAGGCGCACAATGGTGTGCAGGTTACATTCTTCGGTCAGCAACTTTTTAATTTTGGTTTTTACGCCTTCACCAAACAAAGTGCCATCCGGCAATACCACACCCGCACGGCCGCCGCTCTTGGTATCAGAGCCTGGCTCCAGTACTTCAATAATCAGTTGTAGGAACAAATCCGCCGTTTCACGAGTTTGCATTTCCGCTGGAAAGTTCTTTTCAATCCCGTCTTCTTCGGTACCGCCAAACGGTGGGTTGGTCGCAATCACGTTAATGTTGCTGTCCCAGTTGGAAAGTGGCTTATTCAGCGTGTTGTCGTGTTTGATTTGCGATGGCACTTCAATGCCATGCAGCATCATGTTGGTGATACACAGCAGGTGCGGCAGCTGTTTTTTCTCAACGCCGTGGAATTGCTTCTGGAACGTCTCGTACTGCTCGCTGGTTTTTGGTTTGTAATGTGCGTTGATGTGATTGATAGCGCAAGTTAAGAAACCGCCCGTACCACATGAAGGGTCAAACACGTTCTCGCCCAGTTTTGGGTCAAGACGGTCAACAATAAAACGGGTCACCGCACGCGGCGTGTAGAACTCACCAGCATTACCCGCGCTTTGCAGGTCACGCAGGATTTGCTCGTAGATATCACCAAACAGATGGCGTTCATCAGTATCGGTAAAGTCGATTTCATTCAGCTTGTTGATCACCTGACGCAGCAAGGTACCGTTTTTCATGTAGTTGTAGGCATCGCTGAACGCTTCTTTCACCACATAGCCGCGTGGGTTGGTGTCCACTGGCGCTGCCATGTTTTTCAGGTTGTAGAATAAGTCGTCGTTCACAAACTCCAGTAACTTGTCACCGGTAATGCCCTGGGCATCAGCCGCCCAATTACGCCACAGGTACCTTTCGTTAATTGGCGCTTTGTAATCATCCAGTTCTAGCTCTAATTCTTCTTCCTGTGCATCGAATACTTTAAGGAACAACAACCAAGAAAGCTGGCCAAGGCGCTGTGCATCACCGTCGACACCCGCGTCTTTACGCATGATGTCTTGAATGGATTTGATTACGGAACTGATCGACATGATTTAACTGCTTTTGAAATGCGAAAATTTGTGCGCATTGTAGCGCATTTACTGCCGTTAATTGAGCAGAAGTCAGCATTGACGAGAGTTAAGTGGCGAGAATATAAGCAACCCTGTACGAACAGGGCTGCCTGAATTTATCACCTGAACATATTAACCGAGTACGGGTTTGGTGGTGACGCTTTCACAACTCTGATTTGCCCTCAACCAGCGGTATAAACCCATAGTGATGATCGCATCGAACGTTATGCCCACACCAAACATGAAAGCGATACCCTCCAATGTCGGTTCGAACCACCCCAACTGATAGGCCACAAAGGCAGAACCATAGAAGAGCGTATTAACGGCTAAAGACTGATAAAGCATTAAGTCCGTGCGGCCAATTCCGTAGAAGTAGCTGTCAATAACGTTATTAAACGCAAACACTACATAAAAACCTAACATCAAGAGAACTAAATTCGTCACTTGTTGATGGTCACTGACACCCATGATGTGGGCGATAAAATCATCCCATAGTGGTACGGAGAGCAGCCAGCACAAGACAACGAGTCCTGTTAGTTTGAAATACACATTGACCTTCTCGACTGAAAGACCATTCGAGCAAGCGGCATCTCGCTTAATTAACTGCCCCAGAGCCATGACAGGTAATAGTAACCATCCCCAAATAAATTGGTTGGATACCCAAAAAACACCCGCTTGCTGAACCTGATTAACCAACTGCAATATCATCACGATAAATGCGGTATTGCGAACGAAAGATTCTAATCCTGACTTAACACCTATTTTCATCCATTCTTTCATCCACGATACTGAATGGAATGCCAGCTTCGGATTGAACAACCCTTCTCGATAGAGCCAACAAAGCGCGATGATGCACAAAATAGTGTTCACTGTGATGTTGGTGTAAGCAACGCCATTTACTCCCAACTGAAGCGAATACGACAACTGGCTTACAAACAAACTGTCAAAGCCGATTATCAACAAAGATTTCAAAGCGATAAATGCATACAACCTTCCCCGCTCATCACGCAAAACAAGAACCAGAAAGCAAAGCTCCAACAGGCTTGAAATGAGAATGGCGATAGATTCAAGGCGTATGTAACTCGTGGTTTTATCCACCAACTCAGCACCTTGCTGCATTGCTTGGATTAAATCAGGTGCAAACATAATCACACCGAATGTTATCGTCGCGTACACAGCGACAACCGCAGCCATTGCACCATTTAAACGCTCAGTAAATGTCATTCTGTCGACAGTCAGTGCTTGGCCAAGAATGTAAGCTAGCGGGATAAGCATAGCTTCGTTGATCACTTCATAACCGATATTTAGCCATGCCACCTGAGCTGCGATACTAAAGGCCCATGGGTCAGGAATACTGCCAAGAAAGAAAACACGGAAAGTTGAGTAAATCGCGGGTATGAGCCCAGATAGTAGAAGTATCAACAGCAGTTTATAGTTGACCGCTTTCGAGTGTGGAAGCATTCAATCTCCATATTGATTTGCTTTGTGATGACAAAGGGCTACTTATCTCCAGCAGCCCAGAAGAAATGAGTAAGTGTTTATGCCGTTTGGTAGATCTCTGATTCCAGTTCGTTGACTGCTTTCAGGTAGGTTTCCTTATCACCAAAGCCTTTTTTGATGATTTCTGTCGGGCGACCTATTTCGTTGAACGGTGCGACTTTAAGCACTGTGATGCTTTCAATTTCACTGACGCCAGCATCGGCATATTTCTCAAGAAGGTTGCTCAAGACTTCCTTCGCGACATCGCTATATTTGGTGAAGTAGTTGCGCTTCTTAACGTTATCAGCCCGCTCTTTGCGAGTCAGTGGCGGTTGGTCATACACAACGTGGCAGATCATATCGAAGGGATCCATGTCCTTGCCCACTTCCTGCTCCAACGCTTCCCAAATAATGCCTATCTCAGCTAACTCATCGATAATGGCCTGCTTGCGGTCAGCATCGTTCCATTTGCGGGTGAAGTCATCTAGCGAGGTAAACTGTGTTGCCATGGCTTTGCGGGTGTAGTCTTTGAATGATTCCGTCACCAATTTTCCGTCGCTGTCGTAATACTGAACACGCTCTGCAATCTTCTTCACTTCAACACCCGAAACATAAAATTTTCGGACTTCTTCTTGGATAGGTTCATCTGGGCTAGGACCGAATGTATCGCCACCTGAAGGTTTATAGGGTGGCGTTGGCTCTAGAATCGTATCTGGGTCAATGTCATCACCAAACGGTGACTCACCATCCACAACTGCCTCACCGTTTTCATCTTCCGGTATACCATCGACAATATCATCGAGGTCTTCAGGATTTTCAAAATCTTCCGGTTTGGTGACTTTCACCCGCTCCGGAGTGCCATCAAAACGCTCATCGGCAAAAAGCTCGGTGGCCTTTTTGAAGTCGAGAATAGAGAACCAGAGTTTGCCGAACTTGTCATCTATGCGGGTACCACGACCGATGATCTGCTTAAACTTGGTCATGGACTTAATAGTTTGATCAATAACGATTAACTTACAAGTCTTAGAGTCTACGCCTGTAGTCATCAACTCAGAGGTCGTCGCTATCACTGGATAAGCTTTCTTCGGATTTGTGAAGTTGTCCAATTGGGCTTTGCCAGTTTCATCATCACCAGTGATTTTCATAACATACTTATCATTCTTAGCCATTTGCTCTGGGTTGCAATTGGCAAGGGCTCGACGCATACGCTCAGCGTGATCGATGTCGTTACAAAAAACGATGGTTTTCGCCATCGGGTCAGTGCGTTTCAGATAGTTGGTAATCGTTTGGGCGACTAGTTCCGTCCGCTCATCAATCACCATGGTTCGGTCGAAATCGCTCTGATTGTATATACGGTCAGTAATAATCTCGCCACGTTTGTCTACTTGACCTTTGGTTGGCCGCCAGCCTTGAAGATCAATATCGATATCCACGCGCACAACTTTGTAGGGCGCAAGGAAGCCATCTTCAATGCCTTGTTTGAGCGAGTAAGTGTAAATAGGATCACCAAAATATTCAGAATTTGATTCTGTATTTGTTTCTTTTGGAGTCGCAGTTAATCCAATTTGAGTAGCAGAATCAAAATACTCCAGTATTTCTCTCCAAGCACTTTCTTTAGAGGCACTCCCCCTATGGCACTCATCGACGATAATCAAATCGAAAAAGTCACGTGATACTTGTTTAAATACCTTTTGATGGTCTTCTTGACCAGTCGTCGACTGATATAACGCTAGTTGAACTTCATATGCAGGATCAATTTCCCTTCCGGTAATCTTTGTCATCACATCTTTAAAAGGGAGGAAATCCTTTCGCATCGGATCATCAACAAGAAAGTTCCTATCCGCGAGAAATAGAATTCGTTTCTTTACGTTGGCTTTCCATAGCTTCCACATGATCTGAGAAGCGGTGTAAGTTTTTCCAGTACCAGTAGCCATAACAAGGAGGATGCGATTCTGGCCTCGCGAGATTGCTTCAATTGTTTTACTGATAGCATTTAGTTGGTAGTAACGCGGCGATTTACCACTACCGTCATCGTAGTAATCTTGAGTGATCAGCGGTAATTGTTCTTCTGTGTATCCTTTCCACTGGCAGTATTTCTCCCACAGCATGGCTGGAGATGGGAAATCCTCAAGGCGGATTTCAGCCTCGATCTGATCGGAGTTTGTTTTATCGTGAAAGATATAACCATCACCATTGGTAGCAAAAACAAATGGCACATCAAGCAAGGAAGCATAGTTCAATCCTTGCTGCATCCCTTTGCCCACTTCGTGCTTATTAGCTTTCGCCTCTACCACAGCCAGAGGTATGTTGGGTTTGTGATAAAGCACTATGTCTGCCGCTTTCGATTTTTTACGTGCAGCAATCTGTCCGCGTACAACGACTTTACCATCTCGGAGTTTGACCTCCTGACGGATTTGAGTCATACGATCCCAACCAGCCTCTTCAATGCTAGGGAGAACAAATTTGCTGATGATATCGGCTTCTGTGAGCTTAGATTTGTTGATGCTAGAGGTCATTAATGCCAACTGTACAACTAACTGGATGTTGGCATTATAACCGAGTTTAAATTCTTGAGGAGGCGAATAATGTTAGTTGTATTGACTAACTCACTAATCTATTTAGAAAAATGAGAAAAACTCTCTGTTTGAAGTAACCTAAAGCCAACAATTCCCGCGATTAATAATTACTCCATATGAAATGCATTAATTTCATAACAAAGAATTGAATATTAGGTCCCTTTGATTCTGATTATCTATGGTTTTAAATATTGGCAGTTATGTAGCCTCTTCGACTCTTTGTTTAAGAGCATTAAAATTAACCGCTCATCCAAATTCAACTCTGCAAGGGGGATAAACCATACATCAACGTCGCTCTACCCCAATTGCGTCTGCTGGTTGGCAGCGACCTCCACCATCGAGATGGCTTCACACTGCATAGTGAGACAAAAAGTGATTTTGCCCCTCGTTATCCCCACACCGAACTATCCACGAACACATTTTGTCACTTTCTTAGCATTATAGTGACTCCAATTTACTCAGAGCATTCACTCTTCCCAATAGCTCAGCTGAGTATTCTTTTGATTTGTCATAAAGCGGCTTAATAAGAGCTGACTGAGCAGGAAAATGAGTAAGCACACGCTTATATTCTTCAACTTCCCCTAACAGAATTCTAAGCTCAGCTTCGGACTGCGCTTTTTCTTGGGATATATACCTAATGAAAGGCTGTTGAATGCTATTTGCCAAGCCTGTTTTCGCGGATGGTAAATTTGTGCGATGCGCAGAAATAAACTCTACTGATTTGAACGCAGAGGTTTTGAAATAGCGTGATTTTTCGTTAGCCTGATTGTTTCTTTTCTCAAGGTATCCCCGTTCTGCAAGTTGATAAAGCTGGCGATAAAGCATTTTTCTGAGTTCATTTTTGTTGAATACGCCCACTGTTGCGTACAATAGTCTATTTCTTAGTTCCAGTACCGTGAAACCATCCATTTCTTTATCTATCAATGCTTTATATAGCCATTGGTTAAGGGGTACTTTTCGATTCATTGCACTATTTCACCCATCAAAAACTTAGGATTGCTAAGTATACAAAAATCGGTAAAACTTAGACAATCTAAG containing:
- a CDS encoding MATE family Na+-driven efflux transporter, whose protein sequence is MLPHSKAVNYKLLLILLLSGLIPAIYSTFRVFFLGSIPDPWAFSIAAQVAWLNIGYEVINEAMLIPLAYILGQALTVDRMTFTERLNGAMAAVVAVYATITFGVIMFAPDLIQAMQQGAELVDKTTSYIRLESIAILISSLLELCFLVLVLRDERGRLYAFIALKSLLIIGFDSLFVSQLSYSLQLGVNGVAYTNITVNTILCIIALCWLYREGLFNPKLAFHSVSWMKEWMKIGVKSGLESFVRNTAFIVMILQLVNQVQQAGVFWVSNQFIWGWLLLPVMALGQLIKRDAACSNGLSVEKVNVYFKLTGLVVLCWLLSVPLWDDFIAHIMGVSDHQQVTNLVLLMLGFYVVFAFNNVIDSYFYGIGRTDLMLYQSLAVNTLFYGSAFVAYQLGWFEPTLEGIAFMFGVGITFDAIITMGLYRWLRANQSCESVTTKPVLG
- the hsdR gene encoding EcoAI/FtnUII family type I restriction enzme subunit R codes for the protein MTSSINKSKLTEADIISKFVLPSIEEAGWDRMTQIRQEVKLRDGKVVVRGQIAARKKSKAADIVLYHKPNIPLAVVEAKANKHEVGKGMQQGLNYASLLDVPFVFATNGDGYIFHDKTNSDQIEAEIRLEDFPSPAMLWEKYCQWKGYTEEQLPLITQDYYDDGSGKSPRYYQLNAISKTIEAISRGQNRILLVMATGTGKTYTASQIMWKLWKANVKKRILFLADRNFLVDDPMRKDFLPFKDVMTKITGREIDPAYEVQLALYQSTTGQEDHQKVFKQVSRDFFDLIIVDECHRGSASKESAWREILEYFDSATQIGLTATPKETNTESNSEYFGDPIYTYSLKQGIEDGFLAPYKVVRVDIDIDLQGWRPTKGQVDKRGEIITDRIYNQSDFDRTMVIDERTELVAQTITNYLKRTDPMAKTIVFCNDIDHAERMRRALANCNPEQMAKNDKYVMKITGDDETGKAQLDNFTNPKKAYPVIATTSELMTTGVDSKTCKLIVIDQTIKSMTKFKQIIGRGTRIDDKFGKLWFSILDFKKATELFADERFDGTPERVKVTKPEDFENPEDLDDIVDGIPEDENGEAVVDGESPFGDDIDPDTILEPTPPYKPSGGDTFGPSPDEPIQEEVRKFYVSGVEVKKIAERVQYYDSDGKLVTESFKDYTRKAMATQFTSLDDFTRKWNDADRKQAIIDELAEIGIIWEALEQEVGKDMDPFDMICHVVYDQPPLTRKERADNVKKRNYFTKYSDVAKEVLSNLLEKYADAGVSEIESITVLKVAPFNEIGRPTEIIKKGFGDKETYLKAVNELESEIYQTA
- a CDS encoding N-6 DNA methylase, producing MSISSVIKSIQDIMRKDAGVDGDAQRLGQLSWLLFLKVFDAQEEELELELDDYKAPINERYLWRNWAADAQGITGDKLLEFVNDDLFYNLKNMAAPVDTNPRGYVVKEAFSDAYNYMKNGTLLRQVINKLNEIDFTDTDERHLFGDIYEQILRDLQSAGNAGEFYTPRAVTRFIVDRLDPKLGENVFDPSCGTGGFLTCAINHINAHYKPKTSEQYETFQKQFHGVEKKQLPHLLCITNMMLHGIEVPSQIKHDNTLNKPLSNWDSNINVIATNPPFGGTEEDGIEKNFPAEMQTRETADLFLQLIIEVLEPGSDTKSGGRAGVVLPDGTLFGEGVKTKIKKLLTEECNLHTIVRLPNGVFNPYTGIKTNILFFTKGKPTKEVWFYEHPYPEGVKNYSKTKPMKFEEFQAEIDWWGKEEDGFASRVENNHAWKVSIDEIIARNFNLDIKNPYQGEVVSHDPDELLESYKTQQQEINELRNQLKDILGNALSSSAQAADEVK